In one window of Hyla sarda isolate aHylSar1 chromosome 1, aHylSar1.hap1, whole genome shotgun sequence DNA:
- the HACD4 gene encoding very-long-chain (3R)-3-hydroxyacyl-CoA dehydratase 4 isoform X1 yields MLLMSRMKTYLSVYYLIQFCGHSWIFTNMTARLLFFGKDSYADTFHAIGLIMQVCQLLSVLELIHLIVGIEQESFLPKFSQITERLVILFLVITSQEEVQSKCIVCLLFFLWNLWDVIRYPYLLLSAVGIDYPALTWLYHTLWIPVHPLSLLAEVYTVYESLPYFEALGTFCYTLSLPFAVSIHFPYILKVYLVLLPAGVLYTCSHLYSKRKLYLKHQELKLKVK; encoded by the exons ATGCTGCTAATG TCCAGGATGAAGACCTATCTTTCTGTGTATTACCTTATACAATTCTGTGGTCATTCATGGATTTTCACCAATATGACAGCCAGGCTGCTTTTCTTTGGAAAAG ATTCATATGCAGATACATTCCATGCAATTGGACTGATAATGCAAGTCTGCCAGTTACTTTCTGTCCTCGAGCTAATACACCTTATAGTGGGTATAGAGCAAGAATCATTTCTGCCAAAATTTTCTCAG ATTACAGAAAGACTAGTCATCTTGTTTCTGGTGATCACAAGCCAAGAAGAAGTACAGAGTAAATGTATAGTCTGCCTTCTCTTTTTCCTCTGGAATCTGTGGGATGTTATCAG ATACCCATACCTTTTGTTATCTGCTGTAGGAATAGACTACCCAGCTCTAACATGGCTGTACCATACACTATGGATTCCAGTCCACCCTTTGTCTCTGCTAGCTGAAG TGTACACAGTCTATGAATCACTGCCTTATTTTGAAGCCCTTggcacattttgctatacactcTCACTGCCATTTGCAGTTTCCATTCACTTCCCTTACATTTTGAAAGTATATCTGGTTCTTTTACCAGCAG GTGTTTTGTACACATGCAGCCATCTCTACAGTAAAAGAAAATTGTATCTAAAGCACCAAGAGTTAAAACTTAAAGTGAAGTGA
- the HACD4 gene encoding very-long-chain (3R)-3-hydroxyacyl-CoA dehydratase 4 isoform X2 encodes MKTYLSVYYLIQFCGHSWIFTNMTARLLFFGKDSYADTFHAIGLIMQVCQLLSVLELIHLIVGIEQESFLPKFSQITERLVILFLVITSQEEVQSKCIVCLLFFLWNLWDVIRYPYLLLSAVGIDYPALTWLYHTLWIPVHPLSLLAEVYTVYESLPYFEALGTFCYTLSLPFAVSIHFPYILKVYLVLLPAGVLYTCSHLYSKRKLYLKHQELKLKVK; translated from the exons ATGAAGACCTATCTTTCTGTGTATTACCTTATACAATTCTGTGGTCATTCATGGATTTTCACCAATATGACAGCCAGGCTGCTTTTCTTTGGAAAAG ATTCATATGCAGATACATTCCATGCAATTGGACTGATAATGCAAGTCTGCCAGTTACTTTCTGTCCTCGAGCTAATACACCTTATAGTGGGTATAGAGCAAGAATCATTTCTGCCAAAATTTTCTCAG ATTACAGAAAGACTAGTCATCTTGTTTCTGGTGATCACAAGCCAAGAAGAAGTACAGAGTAAATGTATAGTCTGCCTTCTCTTTTTCCTCTGGAATCTGTGGGATGTTATCAG ATACCCATACCTTTTGTTATCTGCTGTAGGAATAGACTACCCAGCTCTAACATGGCTGTACCATACACTATGGATTCCAGTCCACCCTTTGTCTCTGCTAGCTGAAG TGTACACAGTCTATGAATCACTGCCTTATTTTGAAGCCCTTggcacattttgctatacactcTCACTGCCATTTGCAGTTTCCATTCACTTCCCTTACATTTTGAAAGTATATCTGGTTCTTTTACCAGCAG GTGTTTTGTACACATGCAGCCATCTCTACAGTAAAAGAAAATTGTATCTAAAGCACCAAGAGTTAAAACTTAAAGTGAAGTGA